TCTCTCGGCGGCTGCACCTACCACGTGGCCCACCCCGGGGGACGCAACCCTGAGACCGCACCGGTCAATGCTTACGAAGCCGAAGGGCGACGCCTCTCCCGCTTCCAAAGCCATGGCCACCAGCAAGGACTCCGCCCCCGCGATCTCCAGCCACTGGACGAAGAAGCCATCGAAGAATTCCCAGTCACGCTCGACATGCGCCGGGCCGCCGAAACCCGTCGCCTCGCCACCTCTCGCTAAGCCTGGTCAGCCAGCTGCCGGATAAACTGGCAGAACGGCAGCGTGAATTTCGAGAGAATTGCCCTCCAGGTCGCAGCGCGAAAGGGGTCGTCATGATGACGCATTCTCACCTGCCCCTTTTTTGCGAGGAAGTCCCACTTATACCAAGCTCCAGAATTGGCTGGTAGAATGGCCGAGTGGATTTCGGGCCAGACCAAGGCGCGACGAGGGCGCGGTGCAGGCACCGTAACCGAGGAGCAACGCAGGCCTGGCTCGAAAGACACCGGCTCTCCCTTCCCCACGCTTCAGCGCCTCTTCCCCACAACACCTTCCCTCCATTCTACCAGTGAATTCTGGAGGTTGGTATTACAGGTGAAAGAGGCACCCCCCCGCCTTGAACTCCCGGAACGCTCCCTCACCGCACTCACTGGTGGACATCACGGTGAAGCCTTGAAAACCTCACCCCCACAAGCGATGGAGCAGCCATGCCCCTCGTCCTTAAATACCTGATTACCGCTGGACTGGTGGTTCTCGTTTCAGAGATCGCCCGGCGTAGCGATCGACTCGGCGCACTCATCGCCTCTCTGCCATTGGTCACCCTTCTGGCCATGTGTTGGCTCTACGCTGAGAAACAAAGCACCGAAAAAATCGCCAACCACGCCTGGTATACCTTCTGGTATGTCCTCCCCACCTTACCCATGTTCCTCCTCCTTCCCTGGATGCTGAACAAAGGCATTCCCTTCCTCGTCACCCTCGCGGCCGCTTGCGTCCTCACATTCGCCTGCTTTGGCGGCCTGGCCCTCATCGGAAAACGCTTCGGCCTCGAACTCCTCCCCTAAGCCCTCCAGAAACCAGAGCAGCAAGCTATCCCCGGTGGCCCGCGACGTCCCCGGCGCGGTGGGGGGAGACTTTTTGTTCTGGGTGCAGCCTTACCCAAGTGATAGCTAGCCGGAAAGCCCTTGGGTGGGTGAGTGGTTTGCACATCGGCTCATCGCACCCGCCGCGCCGGGGACGTCGCGGCCCACCAAGGCTAGGCGTTTTTCAGGTAGATCTTCGTGGTTTAAACAATGACTTCTCGATGCAGCGTAACCCTCCGCTCCAAGCTCAGTCTTCGAAGGTTTCCAGCTAGGCCCGGTTTTTTGGCGCTGTCTTGGCTGATCTGGCAGGCCGCAAAGCCAACAGTAGCTTTGAGCCAGCTGGACCGTTTGCTGGGCGGCCTGAGGTAGTCGAGTAGCAAGCTACAGGAGTAGTTTTCCAGTCTCTTCTCAAAGAGTCCGGCTCATACCAAGCTGCGGAATTGGCTGGTAAAATGGCCGAGTGGATTTCGGGCCAGGCCAAGGCGCGACGAGGGCGCGGTGCAGGCACCGTAACCGAGGAGCAACGCTGGGCTGGCTCGAAAGACTCCGGCTCTTCCTTCCCCGCGCTTCAGCGCCTCTTCCCCACAACACCTTCCCTCCATTCTTCCAGTGAATTCTGGAGATTGGTATCAGATGGGGTTGAGGTGAAGGTCGTTGATGCGGGTGGGAGCGGGCGAGATCTCCGCGTTCGCGGGACTCAGCGCCGGCGCTCCTTGAGTAGCTTTTGCGGTTGCCGATCTCGTCGTAAGTGTAGTTCCAGTCGGTGAGGTTGCTGCCGGGCGTGCTGTAGTTAGGCTCGGCGTTATGGTCTGCGGCGGCGACTTCTCCTTTCTCGTTGTAGCCGTATTTGAGCACGCCGTCGCTGAGGCCGGGGATGGTGCCGCCGCATTCCATGCCGATTCTCTGTCCGAGTTCGTTGAGCTGCCAAGTTCAGCTCGTCTCCTCGGTTAAAAGAGTCAATATTTGTCAGGCTGTTGCCTGACCCCTATTTGTTGTAATGGATTGTCGCCCAACCCCCTTCATAAACTATTTTTACAAAATCGCCGCCTTTATTTTCTTTTTTGCCTTAAATAGCCATGCCTCAAATTCGCCAATAATAATAGAAGTGGCTCTTCGCGGAAAATAATGGGAGAG
The DNA window shown above is from Verrucomicrobiota bacterium and carries:
- a CDS encoding DUF3147 family protein; protein product: MPLVLKYLITAGLVVLVSEIARRSDRLGALIASLPLVTLLAMCWLYAEKQSTEKIANHAWYTFWYVLPTLPMFLLLPWMLNKGIPFLVTLAAACVLTFACFGGLALIGKRFGLELLP